The genome window TGTGTATCGCGATGGTAAATTTTTGCTGCTCAAACGCAACAATCCGCCGCTGCTGTGGGCACCGCCGGGCGGGCGGCTCGATAAAAATGAAGATCCAAAAAATGGCGTCATCCGCGAAGTGCGGGAGGAAACCGGGCTGGATGTAACCGTCCTGCAAACCGCAGACACCTGGTTTGGCGAAATTCAGCCGGGTAAATTTATGCTGGCAATTGATTATCTGGTAGAAATTACCGGCGGAACGCTGCGGCTTTCCGATGAACACTGCGATTTCGCATGGGTGAGCGTTGATGAAATTCGCCAAAACCAAGGCGTGGATTTGGGCGATCCGAAAGTCGGGTTCAAAGCGGATGATTTCGCGGCGGCGGAACAATTGATATTAAAACTGAAAAAAAACTGAACCAATAGCTGCAAATCCAGCCATGTTTGCAAATAACCGGCGATTGTGCTAACATA of Calditrichia bacterium contains these proteins:
- a CDS encoding NUDIX hydrolase; protein product: MSNATDESMKLTHVVAVIGYVYRDGKFLLLKRNNPPLLWAPPGGRLDKNEDPKNGVIREVREETGLDVTVLQTADTWFGEIQPGKFMLAIDYLVEITGGTLRLSDEHCDFAWVSVDEIRQNQGVDLGDPKVGFKADDFAAAEQLILKLKKN